The segment ATTTGTACGCGATGGCGGTGATGGATCGTATTTTAGAACAGCAACGTATTGATATTGATATTCCTCACGGCAAAGCGTGGTTCCGCGAAAATAGCCAAAACCCGATGATCTTGATCGCAGGCGGTACTGGCTTCTCTTATACCCATTCTATTTTATTGGCTGCACTGGCTGAAAATTCTCAACGAGATATTACTTTCTATTGGGGTGGTCGCCAGTTGGAGCATTTGTATGATCTCGGTGAATTACAAGCTATTAGTGAGCGTTATCCTAACCTGAAAGTTGTCCCTGTTGTTGAGCAACCGGATGAAAATTGGCGTGGAAGAACGGGAACTGTTTTGAGTACCGTGCTAGAAGATTTCGGTGATTTGTCTGGGCATGATATTTATATTGCAGGGCGTTTTGAGATGGCGAAGATTGCGCGGGATAGGTTTTGTAATGAGAGGGGGGCAAAGCCCACCCAGTTGTTCGGCGATGCCTTCGACTTTCTATAACTCGTCATATTTCAAGTTGTAGGGGTGTTGGCTTCATAGGCTACCCTAGTCACATACTCATAGTTTGCATATCCCCGTCATATTTCAAGCCACAGGGGTGTTGGCTTCATAAAGCTACCCTATCACATACTTCAGTATGCTCAAGGGATAGCTTTACTCGCCGCCTACCTGTGACCTGAACTATTTAGGGGATGGACGGAGTTGTATTCAATATTCTGGTTGATTGGTTGATTGGTTGATTGGTTGATTGGTTGATTGGTTGATTGGTTGATTGATTTCACTGAGCGGTTCGTGGATAAAAAAATCCCGCCCCTGACTAGGCGGGAACATTGACAACAGATGACAATGTAACGGCAAAACTGATTAAACCCTTTCAATAATTGTGGCGATGCCTTGCCCAAATCCAATACACATTGTAGCTAAACCAAACTGCTTATCATGTTGCTCTAACTGATTAAGTAACGCGGTTGTGATCCTTGCGCCAGAGCAACCGAGAGGGTGACCTAATGCAATTGCGCCGCCACTTAGATTTACCTTCTGGTCCACTTGACTTTCTGAAATTTGCAGTCCTTTTAGGCAAGCAATAGACTGAGCCGCGAAAGCCTCATTAAGTTCAATAATATCAATATCATTCAACGTCAGCCCCGCACGCTTTAACGCTAACTCAGTTGCAGGAACCGGTCCAAATCCCATGATGGATGGATCACAACCAACCACGGCCATGGCTCGAACTTTTGCACGAGGTTTTAATCCATGCTGTTTGGCATAAGATCCACTGGCAAGTAGCATGGCTGAAGCACCATCAGACAGTGCTGACGAATTGCCTGCGGTCACAGTACCACTGACAGGGTCGAAAGCGGGTCTTAGTGCAGCGAGTCCTTCCAAAGTGGCATCAAAACGGATGACTTCGTCATAGTTGATTGAAATCAGATTGCCATCGGCATCATGCCCTGCAATCGGAACGATTTCACGGCTAAATTTACCATTCTTGGTTGCCGCAGCCGCGCGTTGGTGAGATCTCAATGCAAAAGCATCTTGCTCTTCTCGGCTGATTTTATACATTTTAGCAAGCATCTCAGCAGTTAAACCCATTGCTCCAGAGGCTTTTGCTACGCGTAATGTGAGCTTTGGATTGAAATCAATACCGTGAGTCATTGGAACATGCCCCATATGCTCAACACCGCCAATCAAAACGGAGTGTGCATCGCCCGTCATAATGAAACGGCTTGCATCATGAATGGCTTGCATCGAAGAGCCACAAAGGCGATTGACTGTAACGGCTGGCACGGTGTGCGGGATATCAGTT is part of the Providencia zhijiangensis genome and harbors:
- the fadA gene encoding acetyl-CoA C-acyltransferase FadA, coding for MENVFIIDGIRTPMGRSKGGVFRHVRAEDLSAHLMNAIFERNPNAKKKELDDIIWGCVQQTLEQGFNIAKNAALLTDIPHTVPAVTVNRLCGSSMQAIHDASRFIMTGDAHSVLIGGVEHMGHVPMTHGIDFNPKLTLRVAKASGAMGLTAEMLAKMYKISREEQDAFALRSHQRAAAATKNGKFSREIVPIAGHDADGNLISINYDEVIRFDATLEGLAALRPAFDPVSGTVTAGNSSALSDGASAMLLASGSYAKQHGLKPRAKVRAMAVVGCDPSIMGFGPVPATELALKRAGLTLNDIDIIELNEAFAAQSIACLKGLQISESQVDQKVNLSGGAIALGHPLGCSGARITTALLNQLEQHDKQFGLATMCIGFGQGIATIIERV
- the fre gene encoding NAD(P)H-flavin reductase; the protein is MATLSCKVTSVESITDTVYRVILLPDGPFHFKAGQYLMVVMDERDKRPFSMASTPENNQSIELHIGASEFNLYAMAVMDRILEQQRIDIDIPHGKAWFRENSQNPMILIAGGTGFSYTHSILLAALAENSQRDITFYWGGRQLEHLYDLGELQAISERYPNLKVVPVVEQPDENWRGRTGTVLSTVLEDFGDLSGHDIYIAGRFEMAKIARDRFCNERGAKPTQLFGDAFDFL